The window attacagtttaatatttttaaaaaactcaaaatatttgatttattgttttctttgtattatatattcttattagtttaacttgcctgagtggttcaacttaagatgtttaatttaaactctagcctgttttgctcatgaagtgtaatagatcttagtgttccatctaaatggttaggaatctcttcattgtagtttgacaaactaggggcccccaaacagcatcttgcttagggcccccacaaagctagaaacggccctgCATCCAATCATCATTGTTTCATAGCCATATCTATCAATTACATGACAACTTTATTACTTGATAAACAAGTTTCCAATTTTCTCCGTAAGAGATCACCGTACATGGAAAAATAGTAAAATACACCACATAGACACCGTCTTTAAGTCACTTGATTTGGGAATTTTTGTTGGATGACGCTGCAGTTatgaaatcaggattttattcgAGCAGAGTAAccgtctggaaatgctttaagcgaTCGCAAGCTGACATGAAGTCTTGATGGGCAGATTTTCAATCACAATTCTGATGTGCCTGACAATGAAAATCtgaaaaacaagtgaaaaagagcagctttattgggaatttagCTGTATCAATATACACTGACActgggctgttttttttttaaaaaatacaaaaggaTTAAACTTTCAAACATGTGGAACACCCAAGCCCATTTGGGTCTAGTTTAAAGCATAAATGCAGGAGGGATTCCATCCCCAACCacatactttttatttataaggcAATGGTAAGCTTGGGCAAAAACATTTGGCGCTCTAAATAAGTTCCAGCACTCAATATTAATTAGCAAGGTAACAATAAACAGAACACATACagattaaaaataaaactcAACACAATCCAAATTATGGGATAAATACAAATAGACAGTATATTGAATATATTAAGCCCCATTAGAAACAACTGATGTGACCCAAAGAACTCTAAAAAAGGAAGGGCCAACTCAGAAAACACTATTCATACACACCAGGCAGTAAGATAAACAAAATGGGTATTAAGTTCTCAAATGCAGCCACCTTGCATGTATAACATTATACCAAggttaaaatcacaaaaaaatttcttttgtttatttcatcacatttaatACAGTCAATTGGGTGACAGACAAAGTCTGTAATGATAATATCCAGAAGGCCTCCAGAAAGTGAGCTGCATTTACAGtgccaacagttttcagttttgGCCAAGTTGACCTAGCAACAGATTGCATTAGCCGCTGTGGTGCAATGCCAACAATGACAGAATGCTTTTTTTGAGAAAGTAACCATTAACTTTGTTTGTAAAACTAACgcacgagttaactcgttactacAAAAAAGTAATCGGAGAACTCCAATGGATTAAAAAAGACTCTTAACACATTGCctgcctgcccccccccccccccccccatactgGTCATTAGCCTTATATCTGTGATTCCATGGCTGAAAAGAAGCTCCACTGTGTCGGAGAGAAGTATGGGAAACTGTCAGACTCGGGCCGGGAATGATCCTCTGAATACGTACTACTGGCGGTGAAAGAATGGCTCAGGGTGTCTCTGACGTGTGGAGGCAAGGAAAGAAACAGCCAGTTTTCAACCAGGAGACCACCTCCACACAGACCTGAACAGCAGCCCAGCTCAGCGGGCAGCTCTTCCAGATTATTACTGCGCAAGTCCAACCTGTTCAGCTGACTTAAAGCTGCAATCCCAATGGGCAATGAACCAAGAGAGTTGTGAGCCACATTGAGGATGCGCAGCTCCAAACAGCTGCCGAAGAGATCCGAAGGAAGGCTCTCTAACCTGTTTCCACTGAGGTCCAGCTCGGTAATCAGCTGCAGTGCCTTTACTTCCGAGGGGAGCTCCTTAAGCAGGTTGCCAGCCAGCAGGAGCCTACGAAGGCGGCGGAGAGTAAAGAGTGCTGGGGGAAGACTCttgagctggttgtttgaaaGATCCAGGAGCTCTAGGCCTCGAAGAACGCCAACACTGGCCGGCAGTACCAAGACACGGTTATAGGCAAGCTTAAGGCAAGAGAGACGTCGCAGGTGAGCCAGACTGAGCAGCTCCTCCAGAGTTCTCAAGTTGTTATGCTGCAGGTCGAGGGTCCGCAGGTTGGTCAGAGCAAGCAGGGCAGAAGGCAAACGCTCCAGCTGGCAGTCCTGCAGGTGCAGCTCTGTTAGGTCGACCATTCGCTTCAGTCCCGTTAGCACAAGTAGTCTCGTGCCCTCGTTACAGATCTCCAGTCTCACCAAGCTTCCCGCTACCTCACACAATTCCCCAGGGATCCTCTGTAACATCCCACGAATCACAAGCACACGGAGGTGACGTAACTGACGTAGGCTCCCCAAGGCCCAGCTACGGCCCACGCTACCCTCACTGCTTAAGCGACCAGAAAGGTGGAGCTCAAGTAGACTGCGAAGGGAGAGGACCCAGTTGGGGATCTCTGACGCCTGTGTGAAGGTGATTTGAAGGACTTCCAGACGTTCTTGGAGGACCGCAAGGGCACTAGGATCCACAGCCGCTGTGCAGTGGTAGAGGTGGAGCTCCCTGTTGTTGGAAAAAACAATAGAAGTCTAAATTAAGGGCAAAGAATAGAGAAGAAAACCAGAAATGAGTGAAACAAAAACTAGTAACAACTCACCTGAGTGAGCTCATGTTAGCCACCTGTGCAGTAAACCTGGCATTTGTGATGAGCTCTAGTTTGAGGACCTGTAGCTGGCTGAGGGTGAAGAGGGCCGGAGGGAGGCGAGGCAGGGCCACCAGCTGCAGTCTAGTGCAGCCGTCTCCATCCACACTTGTCATGGCATGCAGTTTCTCCTCCCCCCAACGCCTCTCCAAGCTTTCCTCCACAAGCCTGCTCTCACTGACAGGGGACAGAAAGACGGAGAGGCGCTGGGCCAGCAAAGGATCATACTGGTCTAACATGTGTACAAGAAAGGCCAGGTCATTCGTGAGGTCAGGGACGTCTCTCAGGGACCACCACTCCTTTAGAGAGCGGAAGGAATATTGTCGAAGGCAGCTGAATAGGGACGGAtccaaaacagcaacaaaaagcaaaacatgGAATGAGAATTATATCACATAGAAAACACCATAGCTAAAAGTACAGCATTGCATATAATCCTGTTATTGGACCTTTGGTATGTTCAACCTCATGGGAattcttttgttgcatttttttatgtttcagttAATTAGTTacaacccccttttttttttttttttttttagaaaatgtggcttttaaaaaaaaaacacaacaaaagccttaatctgtactttttttatatgcctttttttttaaataattacaaTTTCAAAGAAATATCATCTATGTCTTTAATTGTTTTTCCTTCTATTTGTAGACAATATACACAAACCTAGCATTTGATGCCAGTAAAACACTCTAACAATTTgggaaagaggaaaagaaagaaaagtttatTGAACATAAAAGCAGCATCTCTAAGAATCTGTCAACAGTTAATCTGTTGACAAATGCTAGATTTGTTTATATTCTTTAAATCCAATTAAGTTTGTCGGTGAAAATAAATTTCATTGTGCTCGTGTCTATTAAATAACGGTTCAAACAAATGAGTAATTTACAGATTTAAGTTGATTTTTTAGAAAACTTATCAACTTTGCATTTGTTAACGCGTAAGTTTCAGATTCTTTGCATTTTCTTCAGTATATGTAAAGAAATCAATTTAAATGGATGCTCCACCATGTGGAATGTTaatttgttgcatttttctCAGTAATACCAAGTAGAGAAGCTAAATCGGGAAGTCTGTGATGGTGGGAAACTATTGGTACAAGTAGGTGATGCAGGCAATACAGTAATACAGTTAACAAACACGacttaatttattcatttgtttatgtaACTTTATCTGTTGGCTCTTTTACCAAACTACCCACTCCTGTATCAAATGTTAAAGAGAGCTGCAGGAGTAAATCAGAACAACAACCTTCTGAGAGGCAATTCCAAAAACATTGGgtgaaaaatatataaaaacttCACAAAGCAAAGAGAAAACTTTGTGGATCTGTGGGTTCTTCACTACAAACAACACCTTTCACACTAGTCATACACTTTCTTTCTGCTGTTTGTGTAGGTGGTTTAGTGAGTGTAGCTTTAAAACTTCTATGCACTTGCAACAAGTCCTGACCTGTGACAAATCCAGCTGAGGGTGTAAAAGTTAAGCAGACCATACAGTCCCAGCAGCATCAGGTACACCACTAGCAGTTTGGTCAGGAGCGATGAGAGCACGTGGATACATTCAAAGGTGGTGTAGCCCACCAGAGCGCTCTCCTTTAGGTGGCAGATATGGTTAAAGGAGAGGGAGCTGAGAAAAGGGATGGTGTAACTCACAATCAGCATAACCATCAGCAGTTTGAATATAGTCTGAGCCAAGTAGACCTGAAAAGACAAAAGGGCGTCATTTGTAAAGTTTTGACAGTGTTCAATAAGACATGAGCTTTTATCGTAAAAAGGAAGCCTGCAGCTATATTAGTTGGTAACTGCTTTCAAAAAGTTTGACAATATCATAAAAGAACCTGAATATTATTAACAGATTGTTATAGATTAAAATGTTTCTTCCTTTCAACAATAAAGCATGGAACTGGAAAAAGTACCAAAAGGGTACCAAAGAATTGTGGGTAGTGTAGAGTAATCATAGACTAAATAGAGATTCCCTTACCTTATAAATGACAGCTGAGCTTTCGCAGTGAGACCTGAATTTCCTGACTCTTTCAAACAGTGCCCTGGCCTGTTCCCCGTCACTTTTATCCAGAATTATTACCTCCCTGGGACTGTCGACTATGATTGAGGGCTTGGAGACAGGAAAGTGCTCCCCAGAGCCAACGGATATAGAAGACATTGTAGAATTACAAGAAATTGTGGAGAGGCAAGGAGATGGAGGGCCAGCTAAGGATACACTATCTGACCTCTTCAAAAATGGGCTGTCTGTGCCAGAGTCTATGCTTGAACGGTATGTGCGGTTCACCGGGGGTGAGGAGGAATCTGAAGATGGGGGAGGTTGGGGTGGTCTTCTCTTCACCTCTTGGATGTTTTCTTGGCGGGCAGCAATGGACAGGGCCTGAGACGTCCAGGGTGACTCGCAGCATTTTGCCAAGATGGCTAGGAACTGCTCTATGCGAGACGAAGTGTGGGGGAAGTGGAGCCAGAAAGAGCCGCTGGCCACCAGTACTAGAGACTGCAGCAGGGCCATGTAGGGGAAGAAGCGGGAGCACAAAGGCAAGGCCTCGTGATAGCACATCTGGACAGATAGGAGGACAAGAGCTGATGTTTTGCAAGCTtgagaaaagcagaaaaaagctAAAGCTACAGTATTTCAACACATGAAACCCCTTTAAATGGAAGTGTTAGCAAACAGATGGCTTTTTATACATGACATGCTGATCTTCATTGTGCAAGGTGTAACATCGGGATTCACCTGGAGCTATAAAGATGTTCACCTGATTGAAGTCCAGATCATCATCATTAAATCATCAAAATCAAGTGTTTCGATGTCATGTGCTATAAATCACCTACAAGCTTATGATCggcttaaaaaaacattaaaaagttattttgtaGTTATTTTAAATAGCGTAAAACAGACTGTAAGCCCTCtgtaatctgtttttttttcttcttttgtcagACACGTAAATGCACAGGAGCAAAAAGCACTCCTCAGGATGTCGCACGGGAACTTTGACGTCCTATATTTCCATTAATTTGGTTTACATCAAATCCTGTGGAATGTGTCTGCTTTAAGTAGCATAAACGACTGTCCTGATCCTTAAAACCTGCTCGTGTGGTATTTGCTTGTGAAGGTAAATATAACTTGTGTCTATTAATCGGAGGGGCCTGGGTTTGATCCTTGGCCTCCCTAGACCACATATTGAAGTGTTTAGAGGGTGTGATTAGTGATTAGCGGGTATCCTTGGGCAAtacactgaacccaacgttgcctcaggtgtgtgaatgtgtgtgctaGAGAAAAAACACTGTATAAAGAAACAAGTGCTCTACCATTGTATGCGATTGTACCATTGTATTTCTAGTCGCATGCGactagaaaagtgctttatacaGTATTTACAGTCCATAATTATGTTAGAAGAAATTGAAACCTCTAGTGTATGCAAGGGCAACTGCGTGTGAAGGATGAAAACGGCGTCCATCACAGTCAGattgtaaaataaaattaaaaaaatttcaatCCTAACCATGATTTTTTATCTAACCCTACTCATGTAGTTTTAAATCCTAACCATAACCAAGTGAGGTGATTGTCTAAAACCTTGTGTCCTAAAGTGTTTAAATGTAACCAATGCAACCAGCAAGATGGTGTCCACGCTGAGGACGGTCACTTAGTAAAACCAAATGTATCGTAGACCTTAACATGATCATTTTCTATCCCTAACGAAATAATGTTATTGCCAAAAACCCGACCAAGAAGTGACAAAGGTATTTTAGTAAAGTGTTGTGATAATGATGGAACATATTTTGGTTTCAATCTGATGTCATACAAAAGGCCCATGATTGAAAGTGCATTGCCTAACTTTAACATCCACCCCCTTCTTTCCTCTTTCTGAGGACTTTGTGGTTTCGTAAACAAACAACGTCAGAATGTCGGCTGCTCTGATATGGAAATCAGAGTTATTTCCCTTCTGCTGTGGGTTGGCTCTTTACAGGTTGTATATATGAGCTGTATGAACAAACGACCTATGACCGTTGTCTCGCTGCCACCTATAGAAGGGCCCATAGAAACCTCTCCGAAAAAGGACAGGTTGTAGTCTAATGTCACAAGAGCCTTTCAGCCAAAAGCACCCTGAACTTAAACagcctttgtttttttgatTGGTCTTTTGCATTTCTATTGAGGTGTAAGATACAGGGAAACTCAGGCGTATAATAATGAGTCAGCTGAAAGTGTGAAACGCCTCGCAGGACACAACCGAACGTAACTCTCCTCTATTGATAGTAACAATATTTCTGTCCACTTTACTACACTGTGGTGGAGACTTGATGACTGAAACAGAAAGTGTCAGTACTGCAAGCCATACCCAGAAGCTTCCAGATAGTCTCATAGGCACTACCTCCCTACCAGAGCCATTTTGGGGGATAAAATATCTCCGCTGGAACTCTGTCTAGCTCCTGGTTCCATGGGTGGAAATGGAGGGGTTTGAGGAAAGATCTGCCCAAAAGACCTTTAGTTTCTGAAGAAAGTTTCCTGtggtcaaaatgcagctttagcCGATAGAAGCACCCACCAATATTATAGTATAACCAGCAGATCAGCATAACAGATGACAGATATTTCTGCATTACTGTCCTCCTCCACATGCCGTTCATTGATTGAATGCAGATTTAATATTGGATTCTATTGCAGATTCTATTGCAATTCTATTCCAAGGTGCATGCACATAAAGGCTCTCACAAACGTGATCGATTGACAAATATTTCCAGGACTGCAAAACGTCTTATCCTTTGCCAAAAATTACTGTTCAGGTTAAAGAGAAAATATAGCCTGTCATGAAACAGAACAGTATGTTTAACCAGGTGAGTTTTTAAACAGTAATATactgttaaaacaaaacaaaactgtttaTCCACATACATTCCTTTCTCTCACAGGTGATCAAAAGATCCATTGGTAAAATGTTGATTATAGCTGTGTAACATGGCTTTACAGACAACATCTTTCTCCTCTCTCAGTTGTCCTGATACATTCTGAACAGCAAGCGCAATCAACATAGCGTTACAGTACCTGGCTAATGTAAACGTATTGCTGGTAGACCAGATGTGTGCGTCGGCCCTGCGCTGTAGAATGAAGACTTGCACCAATTTTGTGTGGAACGTGCTTTGGAAGGGGAGTCAGGTCCACATCGCCGTCCGCTGAGGGAATGCTAGTGTTTGCAGTAAACAGTGGATCCGAAGGAATGCACACGACTCTGTCCCGGGACAGCTGCTCAGTACAAGCCAGCACAGAAGtcatcagcatcagaaccacCAGGTAGTCCATGAAGACCTCCCACCAAGGCTTCAACAGCTTAcagctgttctgctgctgatTGGAAGGTGCCAGCTCTGACAGAGAAAACATGGTGTCCTCAGGAGCTTACACAGATTTCTGTAAAATAATCACATGAAGAAAAACGTGAGCTTGCTGTGGTCTTCGATGAACACAATAATTCAGTTTCACGTGAAAGgtctgttttctctctctctctcaaaggGTTGTAGCAGTTTGACAAAAGTCATGTCGTGTTTTTTCTTGAAACTAGAAGTATTTTGCAACTTTTGACCCAAAATGTGTGATGGCTATGGGGTTGTAAATTTCTGCATAACACAACTAAATTAATCCCACTAAGTAGCGACTTAACAGATgagctgtgttttgttttgttttgtgagtTAGATTCTTAAATAGGACCAAACCAAAGGAGCTTGAATTTTGATTATTGCATATTTGATTGTGAATTTTTAACATGACAGAGAACCTTTTAGAGGGTTTTGGTAGTTTGAAGTGGACACATTGCAGGTAAGCAAAGAAGGCTTATCAAACCACAACTCTTTAAAACAACTCTTTTATGTTGAAGATCAACTTCTATCGGTGCCTTTTCTTTCATAGTGATCTAGTTATGTCCATAGCCCTCGACCCGCTTTCACCTACCTGGTTAGATTCTAGTTTCCACttcttttctcagttttcttggGACCGGCTCACTGCCGCCTTTCAGAAACTTCAGGCTGGCGCTGTCTGGTTCTGTGGCGAGAAACCTCCTGACACTTACAACAAACTCCCCCTAAGCTGGCAGACACGGAGCTTTTCAAGAGTTGCCATGGCAGCAGTGGATATGTGGCTAAAAAATCTAATTCAGTGCTAAAAGCCTATTG is drawn from Odontesthes bonariensis isolate fOdoBon6 chromosome 21, fOdoBon6.hap1, whole genome shotgun sequence and contains these coding sequences:
- the LOC142371961 gene encoding volume-regulated anion channel subunit LRRC8D, whose translation is MFSLSELAPSNQQQNSCKLLKPWWEVFMDYLVVLMLMTSVLACTEQLSRDRVVCIPSDPLFTANTSIPSADGDVDLTPLPKHVPHKIGASLHSTAQGRRTHLVYQQYVYISQMCYHEALPLCSRFFPYMALLQSLVLVASGSFWLHFPHTSSRIEQFLAILAKCCESPWTSQALSIAARQENIQEVKRRPPQPPPSSDSSSPPVNRTYRSSIDSGTDSPFLKRSDSVSLAGPPSPCLSTISCNSTMSSISVGSGEHFPVSKPSIIVDSPREVIILDKSDGEQARALFERVRKFRSHCESSAVIYKVYLAQTIFKLLMVMLIVSYTIPFLSSLSFNHICHLKESALVGYTTFECIHVLSSLLTKLLVVYLMLLGLYGLLNFYTLSWICHSCLRQYSFRSLKEWWSLRDVPDLTNDLAFLVHMLDQYDPLLAQRLSVFLSPVSESRLVEESLERRWGEEKLHAMTSVDGDGCTRLQLVALPRLPPALFTLSQLQVLKLELITNARFTAQVANMSSLRELHLYHCTAAVDPSALAVLQERLEVLQITFTQASEIPNWVLSLRSLLELHLSGRLSSEGSVGRSWALGSLRQLRHLRVLVIRGMLQRIPGELCEVAGSLVRLEICNEGTRLLVLTGLKRMVDLTELHLQDCQLERLPSALLALTNLRTLDLQHNNLRTLEELLSLAHLRRLSCLKLAYNRVLVLPASVGVLRGLELLDLSNNQLKSLPPALFTLRRLRRLLLAGNLLKELPSEVKALQLITELDLSGNRLESLPSDLFGSCLELRILNVAHNSLGSLPIGIAALSQLNRLDLRSNNLEELPAELGCCSGLCGGGLLVENWLFLSLPPHVRDTLSHSFTASSTYSEDHSRPESDSFPYFSPTQWSFFSAMESQI